A window of Fusarium fujikuroi IMI 58289 draft genome, chromosome FFUJ_chr10 genomic DNA:
GAACCAACTTTAGATGAGACATTGGGTCGcgaatattataatatcaAGAAACAGCGATTCGGAATCGGGTTCTTATTGACAAGTGAGTCCTTTTTTTATGAGAAATAAAGGGTCCTGTTCCTATAAAATCAGAATTAAGAGCATACACCACGTTTAAACATGAGAAACTATTTTTTTAACAATATGTGTCAAGTATCTGCTGTCACGCAAGGTCAAACAGTGACGAAGTCTGCACAGGCCTCGAATATTGACGACTGTGTATTTGCCGGTCTTGCGAGCTATAATTGTCCTCTCACCACACGTTCTTTCAGTCCATGGGCCATATGGAAGATATTCATCCCCATCGATTGACTGATACTTAAGGCTTATGATGCCTCCACGAGACAAatcaagccaacacactGGAAAGTCCCAGGGCCAATCATTCTACTTAGTCTGATTGGAATTGATGTCTGAATACACTATGGAAAGCCAACCGCAGGCTTTAACCTGCAAGTCGAGGTAGATAATTGGTTGTTCCGTGTTAAAGTAAAATGGCCAAATCTGTAGCGCGTATTCACTCTTAGACAATTTGAAATTGGGGCCTGGCTGAAACAGCTACTCACATACTACATGTTACCGTTTAATGCAGAAAGGAAACACTTTTCCTCCCACTTATGGGTTTGAAGTGCCGCAGAGTCTGTTTAATAACGTTGATGATAATTCGGAGGTCCTAAAAGTATGAAATGGAAGTCTATCTATTTGAAATGTTCTCATATGAACTGATGGCAAGTTGGCACTCTCAAAATGCAAATATCTGGTCTGACATCTTCGCAGATGCCCCAGGCTGTTCAAAGCCCAGTTCAACAAGTGCCTTTTTTGATGCGTTGACCATTCCAGGTGGACCACAAAGGAATACCTTGGAATCCATTCTCGGTGAGGgaagcttctccttcatcaactccCCAGTCACATACCCAGACCCAAACTTCCAATCCGCTGGTGGTTGATCCAGCAGGTAATAGACCTTGAAGTTCTTGGGATATCTCCTGGCAAATCTATCCAACTCTTCCCGAAGCAGGATGTCCTCCTCTGTTCTGTTTGCATAGATAAGAGAGATCTCTGTTGTGTCGCGGTCATGCTCGCAGATAGCACGAATAACCTGGAACATCGGGGTGATACCGGTGCCACCCGCGATCATGCCGATCTTCTTACAAAGGTTCGGTTGGTACTTCATTGCTCCCTTCGGTCCCCTGAAAAGGACCTCATTGCCAACCTCGAGCTTCGCCAGATACCCGCTTGTAAGCTTGCCATCTGGGTACACTTTGATGACTAATTCAAGAACGCCAAGGTCGGAATTGTTGGACACTGGAGTATATGATCGCGCGACACTCTCTCCATCAACGTCAGCTTTGATAGTGACGTGCTGACCAATCGGCAACCCAAGAACAGTGCTCGTAGCTGGAAGACTGAATGTCAAGCGGTACACATTAGGCGTAACGAGAGTCTTGCGCTTGAGGGGAAGTGGCGAGTATGTGACAGGATCTAAAAGTCCGCGCTGTAGCAAGGTATCTTCCTCAGCTCGCTTGGGAATCTTCATGTGGGCAGGATAACTCGTGAAGGGCTTGCTCTTCATCGCCAGACTCGTGAATCGCTGTGCAGCGACAGCATTGAAGGTCGCAAGAGATCCGCCACCGACAAGGATGCCCTTGATAAAGCTTGAACCACTGGAGTCACTCCGTAGAGATGACAGCAGCCAATCTGGTACAGCGAGTCCTTGACGGCGAGTAATGTAGTAAGCTCCCGCACCAGCGCAGACAATGAAGCCTATATTGAACAATGTTGAGACTGATCGGAGCCCACGAGTCTGGGCCTTGACTGTCTCGACAGGTGCAACTGGCTTaagcttgggcttcttcttctcgaagcCTTGAATCTTGCCAACGCAGCAGTCTTTCATGATCTCGAAGGCATCTTCTGAGTGTCCAGCGTTGTCAAAGTCTTGGCTGGCATCAGTACCAGCTGCCTCTGTGAGGACATCGGCACCGCCAGGATGATCTGCCAGATATTTCGTGACGTCGTAGACTGATAACTCATTAGCGATTGGCACAGTCCGATAATTGTTGCGGCTTACCTTGGCCATGGATGATTAACCATGCATCCTTGGGGCTGTTATGCTCAGCGACTTGCTTAATCGAGTATTCCTCCATTGTTCGCGGTAAAATAGAACAAGAAATTGGTTACGAAAGTCGAAGAATAGGGATTTGGCAAACAGCTAATAAATATTTGGATGCGAACGTCAGAGCCTGGGTCTACTGCAGACTGTTCTTTTAAAAAGCTCAATGCTTGCGCATGCGGCAGTCCCAACTATTGCATGTACCATCAAACTcacaagcaaagcaaagctgGACTGTCTAGGAATATTAGTCCATGCCGTCATTTGCATGTGCCCAGAGCGGGCCGGAACGCAGCGCCGGAGTGGGGCTCTAAAGTACAGAGGTTTCGAGGCCCACAGTGGACCCACAGGACCGAGGCTGACCGGGCTGCtatatcatcatcgctgaCCCGGAGGCAATAGGTGAAACGATGCGAATTCCGCTGTTGGCGTAACACACAATCGTCTATTGGTCAAAGGCGATCTCCGACCCTGAAGATCGCAAAGAATATCGAGATTATTTCCGTCTTCGCGGAGCCCGAGTGCCGACTTGACCGAGTCCTTCCGATATTCCCGTCTATATCGTCCAATGGTGAAGAGCGTCGTAATCAGACCCGAAAATGTTTGCATACGGATACACCGAGAGAGATTAAAGGATGCATTCATAAATTTCTCCTACGTGACTTCAACGTCATCATTCATGGTATAGCGGCGACAGATATGTTGTCTCCACGTCGGGCTTCATATCCTGGACTACGGTGTTACTAAACAAGGCAAGCGTGTGTATTTGCATGTGCTATGCATCATGTCTTCCGCCTCCTAGAATTCTACCATATAACAACCAAATTCTTTCAACACGTTAATGACCAGACACATATTTCGGAttttcaacctcttcattcttcattACTACCATCATGGCAACGAAACAATTCTTTCTCTTGGGCCAAGCGCCATCAAGCGCTAGAGATATTGAACTACCATCTGGTGTGGACTTTGAGGAGCTTCAGAACATTGTCGCATCGCACTTTGCCATCGTCAAACCAAATGGTAAGTCTGCCCGAGCTGCGTTGGCGGGAGAAGTGACTTACTTGAGCCTTTAGGTGTCGGCTTTGTTCATGGCGATCGAAGGCTGACTGCACTATCCGATGTCTTGGGCATAGACGAGCCCATCTCTGTCTCCATCGACGGCAATGCTGTTCGTGATGTACCTGGCCCAGCTGGCATTCCATACTTTGGTAACTACCTTGAGATTTACCCCGATCATCTCGGCAACCATCAGCGTCTCTTTGAGAAATACGGACCATTGTTTGTAACAAATAGCATGGGCAGTCGCCTCTATCAGACCAACTGCGCCGAACTCTCCAACATCTTTCTCGCCGAAGACCACTACTTCACAAAGGACATCGTCCCCGGCCATCCACTCCACCCAATCAAGAACCCAGAAGCAGGCGTATTCCTATCAGATACAAACACCGAACAATGGCGTCTCGCTCAAAAATTCCTCCCGCCCGCGCTAGGTCCAAAGGCCGTTCGCCATTACGCCCCAACGATGCAGAAGACAGTAGAGCAGTCCTTTAAAGTCTTCGATGAGCTCGATGCCAAGGGCGAGGCGTGGAACGTCTACCAGTATATGCTGAAGCTTGGCTCGCAGGCAGTGGGTAAGCTTGTCCTAGGTATGGATTTCGGGCATTTCCACGAGGTGGATTCTCCACTACACGAAATGGTCCTCAAGATTGCAGAGAACCTGGAGTTGAATAAGCGTGTGTCGTCTATGGGGGCTTGGTATGCTAAGATGCCGTTCGGTGATCCTAAGAAGATGAGACAAACGGGGGCCAGGAtcatggagatgatggcggAGTCGATTGCGAGAGCTTCAAAGGGACAGGAGGATCTGGAGCTCCAGGATGCGGCGCTGAAAGCTGAGAATGTTGTTGGTAAGTGGCCACTTTGTGGAAAACATTTGGTGGACTCAGCTGACTTGACTGATCAGATTACTTCCTCCGAGCAAAGGACAACAAGGGAAGCAAGCTACCGCCCTCGCAATTCGCCCCGACCTTGCTTGTCGCTACTGGCGCCGGCTTCACCACCACGTCGTCCTTGCTATCCTGGCTGATCTACAGTCTTGTCAAGTACCCAGGCAACCAAGAACGTCTTCTTCAGGAGCTCATCGACAACGACTGGGATGACGATACGCAAGTCACAGCCGAGACAACCAACAAGCTCAGCTTCCTTGATAAGTTCATCAAGGAAACCCAACGCCTGCACAATCCTTCCTTTCAGCCCGGTCGCACCGCCAAGGTTGATATGATTCTCCCAGGAGGTTACAGACTCCCCAAAGGCGCCGTCGTAATCTCAGCACTGCATCACAtgcacaacaacaaagacgTATGGGAGAACCCTGGCCGTTTCGACCCTGATCGATGGGACACAGAA
This region includes:
- a CDS encoding monooxygenase produces the protein MATKQFFLLGQAPSSARDIELPSGVDFEELQNIVASHFAIVKPNGVGFVHGDRRLTALSDVLGIDEPISVSIDGNAVRDVPGPAGIPYFGNYLEIYPDHLGNHQRLFEKYGPLFVTNSMGSRLYQTNCAELSNIFLAEDHYFTKDIVPGHPLHPIKNPEAGVFLSDTNTEQWRLAQKFLPPALGPKAVRHYAPTMQKTVEQSFKVFDELDAKGEAWNVYQYMLKLGSQAVGKLVLGMDFGHFHEVDSPLHEMVLKIAENLELNKRVSSMGAWYAKMPFGDPKKMRQTGARIMEMMAESIARASKGQEDLELQDAALKAENVVDYFLRAKDNKGSKLPPSQFAPTLLVATGAGFTTTSSLLSWLIYSLVKYPGNQERLLQELIDNDWDDDTQVTAETTNKLSFLDKFIKETQRLHNPSFQPGRTAKVDMILPGGYRLPKGAVVISALHHMHNNKDVWENPGRFDPDRWDTEKVKNRPPGSYIPFAAGPRMCVGFNFALQEIKVFLPNLVYRYKFSLAQDGPIDYDPYFQLIRPNNLYVQAEKRVKWPPKSE
- a CDS encoding putative NADH cytb-reductase, whose product is MEEYSIKQVAEHNSPKDAWLIIHGQVYDVTKYLADHPGGADVLTEAAGTDASQDFDNAGHSEDAFEIMKDCCVGKIQGFEKKKPKLKPVAPVETVKAQTRGLRSVSTLFNIGFIVCAGAGAYYITRRQGLAVPDWLLSSLRSDSSGSSFIKGILVGGGSLATFNAVAAQRFTSLAMKSKPFTSYPAHMKIPKRAEEDTLLQRGLLDPVTYSPLPLKRKTLVTPNVYRLTFSLPATSTVLGLPIGQHVTIKADVDGESVARSYTPVSNNSDLGVLELVIKVYPDGKLTSGYLAKLEVGNEVLFRGPKGAMKYQPNLCKKIGMIAGGTGITPMFQVIRAICEHDRDTTEISLIYANRTEEDILLREELDRFARRYPKNFKVYYLLDQPPADWKFGSGYVTGELMKEKLPSPRMDSKVFLCGPPGMVNASKKALVELGFEQPGASAKMSDQIFAF